In Xiphias gladius isolate SHS-SW01 ecotype Sanya breed wild unplaced genomic scaffold, ASM1685928v1 HiC_scaffold_1366, whole genome shotgun sequence, the following are encoded in one genomic region:
- the LOC120787331 gene encoding uncharacterized protein LOC120787331, translated as MAQLKELTMETEMTLKEVMDLIFERAMLRPNSSALYAKMCCCLSNVQVPTTADPTAAVSFQTFLIRRCQAEFEENHGRNDIFQRRQRLLETAKDEEELERLKKVLDNAKASRRSVNTIKFIGELFRSNILSAAVMHGCITTLLQNRDEESLECLCELLRIVGKDLEVVTAKRVMDLYFARMDEIQKDGKNSSTVSFMLKNTVDLRQRNWLPETALTSENNESTESQSSTVQTAGPTTSSGETGCRVPQTRNVASGSAAWPELTVAKKSQLNIHKIEKRSGQLQPEEKESGPTGSPPAKPLPTKNDNNRRMRKVAKKGELKRKAPSEEAEEAQQVKPKDVISCVKTIVNRLTPENFQDLMAQLKELTMETEMTLKEVMDLIFERAMLRPNSSALYAKMCCCLSNVQVPTTADPTAAVSFQTFLIRRCQAEFEENHGRNDIFQRRQRLLETAKDEEELERLKKVLDNAKASRRSVNTIKFIGELFRSNILSAAVMHGCITTLLQNRDEESLECLCELLGIVGKDLEVVTAKRVMDLYFARMDGIQKDGKNSSTVSFMLKNTVDLRQRNWLPETDLTSENNESTESQSSAVPAGPITSSGETGCRVPQTRNVASGSAAWPELTVAEKSELNMDKSEKRSGQLQPEEKRAAPLALPLLNPCPPSMTTTGG; from the exons ATGGCACAGCTGAAGGAACTGACgatggagacagagatgacTTTGAAGGAGGTCATGGACCTCATCTTTGAGAGGGCCATGCTGAGGCCAAACTCATCTGCGCTCTATGCCAAGATGTGCTGCTGTCTCTCAAAC gtCCAAGTCCCTACCACAGCTGACCCAACAGCCGCTGTCAGCTTCCAAACATTTCTTATCAGACGCTGCCAGGCTGAATTTGAAGAAAACCATggcagaaatgacatttttcagaggaggcagagattgCTGGAGACTGCCAAGGAT GAAGAAGAGCTCGAGCGACTCAAGAAAGTTCTGGATAATGCCAAAGCTTCCCGTCGCTCAGTCAACACCATCAAGTTTATCGGGGAGCTCTTCAGATCCAACATTCTGAGCGCGGCTGTCATGCACGGCTGTATCACGACACTCTTACAGAACAGGGATGAGGAGTCTCTGGAGTGCCTGTGCGAGCTCCTCAGGATCGTCGGCAAGGATCTGGAGGTGGTCACAGCAAAGCGGGTCATGGACTTGTACTTTGCCAGAATGGATGAAATTCAAAAGGACGGGAAGAATTCGTCCACGGTTTCCTTCATGCTGAAGAATACAGTTGACCTACGACAGAGAAACTGGTTGCCTGAGACGGCTCTCACCAGCGAGAATAATGAGAGCACTGAGAGTCAGTCCTCAACCGTGCAGACAGCTGGTCCTACAACATCCTCAGGAGAAACTGGCTGCAGAGTTCCTCAGACCAGGAATGTAGCCTCAGGCTCTGCCGCCTGGCCTGAGCTCACTGTGGCCAAAAAGTCACAGCTGAATATACACAAAATTGAGAAAAGAAGCGGCCAGCtacaaccagaggaaaaagagagcgGCCCCACTGGCTCTCCCCCTGCTAAACCCTTGCCCACCAAGAATGACAACAACCGGAGGATGAGGAAGGTGGCCAAGAAGGGGGAGCTTAAACGTAAAGCTCCCTCTGAGGAAGCTGAGGAGGCCCAGCAGGTCAAGCCCAAGGACGTCATCAGCTGTGTCAAAACTATTGTCAACAGGCTGACTCCTGAAAACTTTCAGGATTTGATGGCACAGCTGAAGGAACTGACgatggagacagagatgacTTTGAAGGAGGTCATGGACCTCATCTTTGAGAGGGCCATGCTGAGGCCAAACTCATCTGCGCTCTATGCCAAGATGTGCTGCTGTCTCTCAAAC gtCCAAGTCCCTACCACAGCTGACCCAACAGCCGCTGTCAGCTTCCAAACTTTTCTTATCAGACGCTGCCAGGCTGAATTTGAAGAAAACCATggcagaaatgacatttttcagaggaggcagagattgCTGGAGACTGCCAAGGAT GAAGAAGAGCTCGAGCGACTCAAGAAAGTTCTGGATAATGCCAAAGCTTCCCGTCGCTCAGTCAACACCATCAAGTTTATCGGGGAGCTCTTCAGATCCAACATTCTGAGCGCGGCTGTCATGCACGGCTGTATCACGACACTCTTACAGAACAGGGATGAGGAGTCTCTGGAGTGCCTGTGCGAGCTCCTCGGGATCGTCGGCAAGGATCTGGAGGTGGTCACAGCAAAGCGGGTCATGGACTTGTACTTTGCCAGAATGGATGGAATTCAAAAGGACGGGAAGAATTCGTCCACGGTTTCCTTCATGCTGAAGAATACAGTGGACCTACGACAGAGAAACTGGTTGCCTGAGACGGATCTCACCAGCGAGAATAATGAGAGCACTGAGAGTCAGTCCTCAGCCGTGCCAGCTGGTCCTATAACATCCTCAGGAGAAACTGGCTGCAGAGTTCCTCAGACCAGGAATGTAGCCTCAGGCTCTGCCGCCTGGCCTGAGCTCACTGTGGCCGAAAAGTCAGAGCTGAATATGgacaaaagtgagaaaagaagCGGCCAGCTACAaccagaggaaaagagagcGGCCCCACTGGCTCTCCCCCTGCTAAACCCTTGCCCACCGAGCATGACAACAACCGGAGGATGA